TCagaacacccacacaggataaatgaattaaacggacatgtgcaatacaactAATGTGTGCAAGACATACTATCTACCTTGTCAATATCTTTGTAGAATTTTCAgtggtcatttatttatttttatatctatttattaCATGACACGTCCTTGTCCTTGTTTTAGCTCAGTGttctaacatatttttaaatgttttcgtcatgtttgttttgtgttatgattgttttaactatgcaccttatgcagtggcactattcatttcgttgtatagttgactatataatgacaaagaCTATTTgaaaatcatattaaaaaatGCTCATTAAAACCTATTAGTAAGgctaggctaatttagacttagtaggcagattttattttcaatactcAAATTAAGGTTTGCGGCTTTGacagtttttctcttttattggcTCTATTGTTAGTAAAGGTAGCTGACTCCTGGTCTAAAGTGCATGGTGCAGGTACATTTAGGCTGTGTCCAACTTGACTTTAACATCGAGTTTAATGGTGCATAATCTGATTGCAAAGTAGCAAACACAACACTGGCATATTACATATTGTAATAGATGAATGCACGGTCTAAAGAGTATGGTGTAGAGGCATGTATGGTGTGTCCCACTCCACTTTATCAAGTTAAATGTTGCATAATCTAATCACAAAGTAGCAAACACAACACTGGCATATTGAGCtgtttttaatacattaatGCACGGTCTAAAGTGTATGGTGCAGGTGCATTGAGGCCTTGTCCAACTTGTCCACTATATCGAGTTAAATGGCCCTTAATCTGATCGCATAGCAGGGTGTAAATTGGTTGTTTTTATTCTCTTAATGAATCATAGGTGTGTTAAACCAGTCAGTGTGTCATCTCCCTTTGAAAGCCACATGTGTTTGCACCTGTTGCTGTTTAAATGGCAGATTCTGCAAACTTCCTGCTGAAGGAACAGAACTTCTTGTGTGCTAAGTAAAAGGAGGTAAGCAGAACGTCTGCAGGAGCATATGAGGTCATGCACgtctttttaaatgcatttttcatgctgATTTTTATATGTGacagatattttatttaagtaaagtagCAAAACCCTTCTGTGAAAATGCTGAGTCAGGAGAACATGAACATTTAGTGTAAACTTTATGAGTGTAAACTGTGTCAACATCTCTCAGGTTGAGTCTGGGACGCGACATGGATGAGGTGAACGGCCTGACTTCACCTGCTGGTGAAAACATGCGAACTATCCTCATAATCCCATTACTCGTGGGACACGGAGCGTCTGCAGGGTCCGCTGCTCACGCTCaggtcagctgaggtggttcagGGTGCCGAGGGTCACAGAGGGTCcaggaacaacacacacaagagTCTGCAGGAACATAAATAACCTGAAACACAGACCTGAGTTTAGAGCAACATAAAACAGTTTTCTGTGGTCCAGATTTAATCCACCTGCTGAAGCACATGGTGGAGATTTAACATATGAGGGCAACACAGATAAAGTCCAGGAAAACAGGTCGGACTGAATCTCACATAGATTAGTTTAACGAAGGAACCCAACAGGTGCTGGAGCTCAATAAACAGAGGTAAAGTGGGGTTAAACACGCTTGAAGTGCAACATTTTCATCATAAATAAGCTTCCATGACTCAGCAAtatattttaaccctcctgctctgtttgtttctcAAGAACAGCAATAATATATAAGtataatataatgcattatattgaTATTAATAGCTCTATTACTAACTATTTTAACCAATATTTaatgcaatggtgttctttacctctcacagatcaggttcaatgaggataattcactcgtttttcattaaaaaaatgcatattaaaagttttttaatgtacattggaaagacctacacataaaatacaatggttttacataacattgtttttttatttttcttattttactttttttttttttttttttaaggaaaaaatacttttaactatttttttatttttttttatttttaaacttttaaatgggtcaatttgacctgaaACATAACAGAAGGGTTAAAAGTGGTTGCCAGCCTTTGGATCTTTTATTTTGAGTAGGTAAACAGTTGAactttaacctcttaaaactcAGTTTGTTTGACtgatgttgtcttgtttttgttttagtctCATGCTAAACAAGCACATCTGCAGAAACTACAGAACATTTCAACTTTCAAATACATGGGTGGAGTTTCAggctacttttttttcatttttgaatccttttcattcttcctgactgaaaaaaatgtttaccatgacatgttggtagCATTGTTTTCACCCATATAATCTGATAATTCATTTtccactttgacttactggatcaacattttgaacacaataaacacataatctgagtcaaaattgtgttttttttacttttatgaaCACAataatgctcaataaagaattgaaaacatttagttctatatttctatacaaaatatattggATGTTATCTTCAGTTTTACTGGTTCTATCGTCATTAAACACAAACTGGGCTCATTGAGtttgaagccagaactttagagggaagctgacggcaggaaacacactgctgaaggttttacagtGAGACGTCGTAAAGACACAAGACGTCCCATTTAATGTATTAAAACTTAAACATATTCTGAAACTTGTAAGATAAAAATCTTTCTATGCAAATCTTTCTTGGGACGTCCAGTGTACGATTAGTGGAGCGACCTGGTGGTTTCAAACACTGAAACAGTTGTTTTGTTCCTTTATCAGAAAGAACAGTATTTTAATTATACATGTTTATTCCGACTAGACATATTCATAAATCCAGCCAAAAACTTGATTAATTCTAGTTGTGACTGTTTTCTAACTTGTTTCAAATCATTGATGTGTTATATTaccttttgtttttatacattttttaaattatgatattgttatttatcaccaattttgtacatttgaaatagtttcttttatgttttattattacacTTTTTCACTCACATAAAGCTTGAATAAAAGCTGCATATATTTGTGTCCAGATGCCAATTATATGACACATTTACACTTTAAGTCCCATTCTAAAAAAATGGTCTGCTCAAAATCTTCTTAATTTggttatattttaaaatttacacAGAATAATCTCTTAATAACATGAATGGGAAGTCTGTATTTTCTCGTTTTTCTTTCTGGATTGTCaagttgactttttaaaaatctaaatttaaaatgaattttgtttgttgtgttctaaatgtttatttatttctatttttctgactATCATCTACAAATAAGAGCTATTGTATGCTGTCTTTGTGTTTATGAATCTAAATGTGTCTCACTTTTCCAGAAACGAGCTGTTTTGCTGTGAGTCGACACCTGTTTGTTGTATAAACACAGTAATGGATCTAATGAGTTGTTTTGGAGATTAACAGTCTGTGACAGTGACTGCAGAGGAACACGGTACAGTAATCCCACGGCGGGTAATCCGGTGTCACCACGGACATGACTGCATCCTCAGGTGAATCAGATCATCTGAGTCGGAGGGAAACTTCCTTCATGGTGGAGAGGAAACTCTGCTCTGAGGTCACTTCCTCCCCTAATAACCTGACTTTTTATGGATGTgaaaaacaactttcttctaATCCATTCTGAATGAGCACCAAGCATCAAATATACaagatgatttattattttatcctgCTCTGTTATTTCTTCTTCAGGCCACAGATGGAAAATGTTCTCCTGGTGTTGTAATTCCTGCCTGtcaccactagagggcagcatAGTGCCCCATATCTACCGATTACTCTGAATATAAGAgcagaaaaataacttttattgaatttattttcctatttatCTACTTTTACAGATTACAAAAacttttctatttgcattttttgtatttgttttttatttttcttattgtggtgatattttattctgtaaatgtttatttttttatttttttatctaatttgtACAACTTTCTTGCtctttcttgttttgttgtgcaaaagtaaaaaaaatgcaatttgggATGCAGTTAATTTGTCGCAGCagcacaacaaacaaaccagaTACAAATAATTTTACGGagaggtgaaaaaaaacaagtcgaattacataataaattggaattaaatctaataaaaatgatgtggctgtttttaatgtgttttaatttattaatgtgttaaattactttttattgtttttatgattatatTATTGGAATTTATCACCaattttgttaaaatattttgttttatgttcaggtgtaataaattattattacactaaaatgtatgaataactttttcatttaattacaCTCGGCTGTGAACAGAGAATTAATCTTGGAAgttgttttaatttgatgttttatattactttttttaaattgtttttatgattttgtgaaattgtattattattgatgaccagttttgtacattttagggttgtcaaaagtatcaatactcaaaaaagtattgatactaaaacgttgtatccggatacgatactcattttcaaaagtatcgagtatctgaagcctgttatcatagttgcagtttctttttgcacaactgtttttttattataaatatttaacctgtggttctgttactttttacatgttgcatttttcttgttaataaaaatatttctgttaaattttggggtctttgtttttatccttgtggtatcgaaaatggtatcaagcatcgaatattttcctgagtatcggtatcgagttgaacatttgagtatcgtgacaaccctagtacattttaaactgcttgttttgttttaattacacTTTTCTACATACACctgaaaatatgtgtttttatttcatttaacttGGTTGTGAACAGATGACTAATCTCATATtgctgaaaatataataaaaagagacatttataatgtataaaaatgtgtttattgaaaTCAAGAAAGAGACCACTGAATCTAAAAcactacaaaaataaaaacactgatcaTAATAAAACGTCAGGACAATGTAACAGGACCGCAGGTGAAATGTTTCTGACAGGTTTGTAACACTAAAGACATCTTACACTAATACTGACAGACAGCGAGAGCGGGCTTTTACTCTGAAAGGGTCAGTGGTTGGTCCAGTACGTGCAGGCTTTTACTCTGAAAGGGTCAGTGGTTGGTCTGGTACGGGCAGGCTTTTACTCTGAAAGGGTCAGTGGTTGGTCCGGTACGTGCGGATCTTGCGGCTCAGGTTTCGGGCCAGCCGGTCGACGGCGCTGCTGATGTGTCCGAGCTCCTTCCGGGACGTCAGACCCTCGATGTTCCCGCTGTACCACAGAACCCAGCCGGCCAGAGACATGACCACGAACAGagctcctgcacacacacacacacacacacacacacacacacacacacacacacacacacacacacacacacacacacacacacacacacacacacacacacacacacacacacacacacacaggataaatCAGTTGTTAAATCATAacttcatataataaatattatcatGTTGCAGCTGCAGGACGAAAGTCTATGAAAGCACTTATCCCCCTCTCGTTGAGTAGCTTTATAAGAtcaaagaaatgtttatttaatgtgtcattttatttattccattAGAAGTGACATTGTGCATATTTTGGATTTCGGATATGTGTTTATTGACAGAATATATTTACACTCTTTCTTCCCTGTACTGCAGCTGTAGTGCAACATTTTACCTCAGGAAAATtaaagttatcttcttgttttgttgttcatcatgtgattttttcttgtttttcttattttatcacCTCGTTGATTTTGCTTTGCATGTTTTCACATGTTCACATCATCCTGTACAAACATACATTGCAGAATTTTTTCACTCTGTTTCGTTAATTGGATGTGTTTATTCTTCCCCTTCCCatcagctcagcactgtgtctcGAACAAAATCATATTACACATTATGTGTTTTAGTTTGAAGCCTCTTCAAATGAGTAAGATCATTATGATTTGAGTATATCCAAGGCCAATCcaatgctcaattatgtctcataagttatgcagtgatttatttgtttttcatcatttgttacacagatttggtgctaaattttacaatttttggCCACTCGAGAATTGATAAAGCTGGTCATAGCTCCCCTCACAATGCCACATTAAGGCAGCAAGAAAaacccatgctgtgatttggtttcaaaatattttaaccttttaactgctgagaaacccccttattgtgaaAAGccttctgaatgctctaggtctctagtttgtggttgtaaagttccatgaggctgtgattatcctcgaggtcacagcagctcattttatacactgagctcaagtttcactcaccaACAtgatcacacatgaagaaaattggtctcattgaatccacaagagtctcagcgttccagtcagacctgatttatgcagctcacagagtgtttagggaccccaggatgcacaaagattcagaGATATTGGATGAAATaactcattttaatgcatgagtAAAACTGCTTGTTTTTGCCTCAAACGGTTTTCTACTTCATGCATTTGGATCTATTCCACATCCTCCGACAGTTAGTGTTGTTTGTGACAGTTTTTTTCCTACCAGTGTAGACCAGCAAGTCTCCAAAGTCCTGTCCCTTGATCTCCAGCGGGGCGAAGACTCCCACCAGCAGAGCCGCTCCTCCCAGTAAGTCCATCAGCACAGCGAAGGCCAGAGCCAGTTTACAGTGGGAGAGGCCGTCACACAGGCCCATAGCGAgactgaggaggagaggagaggaaacaagaggagaggaggagaggaaacaagaggagaggaaaggaaacaagaggagaggagaaagggtTATCACCTGAACAGCCACACCACAAAAAGTGGATAAAAGTGTGTGAACTGGTGGTTCAATATGAAGATCTTATAGAATATGATACATCAATGGATTGAAAATGAGCACAGCtttaaacatctacagcagCAAAATACATCATGAACATAAATGCAGCTGTAATACTAATACAAAAACATGAGATAGAAGTAGGAAACATTTTACCGCAGTTATCTTTTACTTGAgcatttaaagtacattttgctgatgcTAACTTTAActtaaatgcaggacttctgCATACTACTACTATATGCAAttccaaaaaaaatcccctttcTGCATTGTCATTTTGGTACTTTCATATGATTTTATTAGAACCAAATATGAAGAATGTtcactttactgcagtaagagtttgaatgcaggacttttacttgcagcggagtattttttttaaggttgTATGAGTACTTTCAACGGAACTAAAGTTCCTGAACGCTGCTTATTTCTCATGTAGCTTCAAAATTCGCAGCATGGAGCCCCTCCTCAGGTGAGACTGTTTCTTCGAtttatttctgcaataaaacgtTGCTAAAACGTTAATTCCACAGGTAAAAACTTTTACTTGAACTCACTTGTTATCGTTCTTCGTCCAGCAGCATAAAATCCTGATTTCTCGTTTTTCTTTCTGAGTTTTCTCTGCTGGAGCTTTTCTTTACTTCTTCCGCCTTCACCTTCTCAGGTCCCCTCCTGCACTTTACCTGCGCCCCGCCCCTCAGGTGACGTATTTCCGGTCTGAGTTCGGACCCGTTACAatattttaacatgattttaaccTGCGACCTTcacagaaggaaacacaaaaataaacaacagtgTCTTAGTAATAAAGTTTAAGAGGTTTCCTTTGACATTTTGCATCAAatatatgcagaaaaaaaaaattatatcgaGTATTCTGGCATCTTCATTGAACTGGAAGTAACAAAGCAatctgtgatgtttttttttatcaagctatAGAAACCAGAATACTTTAGGTGGGTGTATGATATGGAAAATtaggttaaaaatatatatatttctaaattagatattttttatatgtagaGGGaagatattattataattataattattattataattattacaattattattattattatttttattatatgttcttttgtttctattttcatTGTTCTGTAAAG
This genomic interval from Centropristis striata isolate RG_2023a ecotype Rhode Island chromosome 14, C.striata_1.0, whole genome shotgun sequence contains the following:
- the tmem238a gene encoding transmembrane protein 238a; the protein is MGLCDGLSHCKLALAFAVLMDLLGGAALLVGVFAPLEIKGQDFGDLLVYTGALFVVMSLAGWVLWYSGNIEGLTSRKELGHISSAVDRLARNLSRKIRTYRTNH